A DNA window from Roseovarius sp. Pro17 contains the following coding sequences:
- a CDS encoding trypsin-like peptidase domain-containing protein has translation MLKPFAITLIAFSTPAWADMQVPQAQSEIQMGFVPVVKAVTPAVVNIYARRVIEGRASPFADDPFFGQLFQNFGAQRPRVENSLGSGVILGGDGIVVSNYHVVGQATDIRVVLNDRREYDASVLLADEESDLAILQLQDAENLPALDLRVSDSVEVGELVLAVGNPFGVGQTVSSGIVSGLARSGTATGNTRGYFIQTDAPINPGNSGGALVDTAGRLIGINTSILSRSGGSNGIGFAIPATLVDQFVKQARAGETRFQRPWAGVSGQPVTYDMAEGLGLMRGGGVILSDMHPASPFGAAGFEPGDVILAVDGQEVNGPAEMIYRMSVAGLGTDVAVSVVKDGETRDVAVAMQRAPDQPPRATLTTGARAAVPGVTLSTINPAVIAEYDLPLTVSGVLVEDPGDIGARAGLRAGDILLGINGAAVTDSTSASAALEAATRRLALDVQRGQRRFTMRFRL, from the coding sequence ATGCTCAAACCCTTTGCCATTACCCTGATCGCATTTAGTACGCCTGCTTGGGCTGATATGCAGGTGCCGCAGGCGCAGTCCGAAATCCAGATGGGCTTTGTGCCGGTGGTTAAGGCGGTGACGCCTGCCGTCGTCAATATCTACGCCCGCCGCGTGATCGAGGGGCGGGCCAGCCCGTTCGCGGACGATCCGTTCTTTGGTCAGCTGTTTCAGAATTTCGGCGCACAGCGCCCGCGCGTCGAGAACTCGCTGGGATCCGGTGTGATCCTTGGTGGCGACGGCATTGTCGTTTCGAACTATCACGTCGTCGGGCAGGCCACCGACATCCGCGTCGTTCTGAATGATCGGCGTGAATATGACGCCAGCGTGCTGCTGGCCGACGAGGAAAGCGATCTGGCGATCCTTCAATTGCAGGATGCCGAAAACCTGCCCGCGCTAGACCTGCGCGTTTCCGACAGCGTCGAAGTGGGTGAATTGGTGCTGGCCGTTGGAAACCCGTTCGGCGTGGGTCAGACCGTCAGCAGCGGTATTGTTTCGGGCCTTGCGCGGTCGGGCACCGCAACTGGCAACACGCGCGGCTATTTCATTCAGACCGATGCGCCCATCAATCCCGGTAATTCGGGTGGCGCGCTGGTCGACACGGCCGGTCGCCTGATCGGAATCAATACGTCGATTCTCAGCCGCTCGGGCGGCTCGAACGGTATCGGCTTTGCCATTCCGGCCACGCTGGTGGACCAGTTCGTCAAACAGGCCCGCGCGGGCGAAACGCGGTTTCAGCGCCCTTGGGCGGGCGTCAGCGGTCAGCCGGTGACCTACGACATGGCCGAAGGGCTGGGCCTGATGCGCGGGGGGGGCGTCATCCTGTCGGATATGCATCCGGCCAGCCCCTTTGGTGCGGCGGGGTTTGAACCCGGCGATGTTATCCTGGCCGTGGACGGGCAGGAGGTGAACGGCCCCGCCGAGATGATTTACCGCATGAGCGTCGCAGGTCTTGGTACGGATGTGGCAGTGAGCGTGGTCAAGGATGGCGAGACGCGCGATGTGGCCGTGGCGATGCAGCGCGCCCCGGACCAGCCACCGCGTGCCACCCTTACGACCGGCGCGCGCGCCGCCGTGCCGGGCGTAACGCTGAGCACGATCAATCCCGCCGTGATTGCCGAATATGACCTGCCCCTGACCGTCAGTGGTGTGCTGGTCGAGGATCCGGGCGATATCGGCGCACGCGCCGGGCTGCGGGCGGGTGATATCCTGCTCGGCATCAACGGTGCCGCCGTGACCGACAGCACCAGCGCCAGTGCCGCGCTGGAGGCAGCGACGCGGCGTCTGGCACTGGACGTTCAACGTGGCCAGAGGCGATTTACCATGCGGTTCAGGCTATAG
- the rplQ gene encoding 50S ribosomal protein L17 — protein MRHARGYRRLNRTHEHRKALWANMAGSLIEHEQIKTTLPKAKELRSIIEKMITLGKRGDLHARRQAASQLKQDQYVAKLFDVLGPRYKDRQGGYVRVLKAGFRYGDMAPMAIIEFVDRDPAAKGKADKARVAAELADVDDD, from the coding sequence ATGCGTCACGCAAGAGGTTACCGCCGCCTGAACCGCACCCATGAGCACCGCAAGGCGCTGTGGGCGAACATGGCCGGCTCGCTCATCGAACATGAGCAAATCAAGACGACACTGCCCAAGGCCAAGGAACTGCGCAGCATCATCGAAAAGATGATCACGCTGGGCAAGCGCGGCGATCTTCACGCCCGCCGCCAGGCTGCCAGCCAGCTAAAGCAGGACCAGTATGTCGCGAAACTGTTCGACGTTTTGGGCCCTCGCTATAAGGATCGTCAGGGCGGATATGTCCGCGTCCTGAAGGCTGGCTTTCGCTATGGCGACATGGCCCCGATGGCGATCATCGAATTCGTAGATCGTGATCCGGCTGCCAAGGGCAAGGCCGACAAGGCACGCGTCGCTGCCGAACTGGCGGATGTCGACGACGATTGA
- a CDS encoding DNA-directed RNA polymerase subunit alpha, translating into MIHKNWAELIKPTQLDVKPGNDPLRQATVVAEPLERGFGLTLGNALRRVLMSSLQGAAITAVQIDNVLHEFSSVAGVREDVTDIILNLKGVAVRMEVEGPKRLSISAKGPGVVTAGDISDSSGIEILNRDHVICHLDEGADLFMELTVGTGKGYVAADKNKPEDAPIGMIPVDAIYSPVRRVSYDVQPTREGQVLDYDKLTMKIETDGSITPDDAVAYAARILQDQLSIFVNFEEPESAGRQDDEDGLEFNPLLLKKVDELELSVRSANCLKNDNIVYIGDLIQKTEAEMLRTPNFGRKSLNEIKEVLSGMGLHLGMDVEDWPPDNIEDLAKKFEDAF; encoded by the coding sequence ATGATCCACAAAAATTGGGCTGAACTGATCAAGCCGACACAGCTGGACGTCAAGCCGGGCAATGACCCGTTGCGTCAGGCAACCGTCGTCGCCGAACCGCTGGAGCGCGGTTTTGGCCTGACGCTGGGCAACGCGCTGCGCCGCGTCCTGATGTCGTCGCTGCAAGGCGCGGCCATCACCGCTGTTCAGATCGACAACGTGCTGCACGAATTTTCGTCCGTCGCCGGTGTGCGCGAGGACGTGACCGACATCATCCTGAACCTCAAAGGCGTCGCCGTCCGCATGGAGGTCGAAGGCCCCAAGCGTCTGTCGATTAGCGCCAAGGGTCCGGGCGTCGTCACTGCTGGCGATATCTCGGACAGCTCCGGGATCGAGATTCTGAACCGCGATCACGTGATCTGCCATCTCGACGAAGGTGCGGACCTCTTTATGGAGCTGACCGTCGGTACCGGCAAAGGCTACGTCGCTGCCGACAAGAACAAGCCCGAGGATGCACCCATCGGCATGATCCCCGTCGATGCGATCTACAGCCCCGTCCGTCGCGTCAGCTATGACGTGCAGCCCACCCGCGAGGGCCAGGTGCTGGACTATGACAAGCTGACGATGAAGATCGAAACCGACGGCTCGATCACGCCCGACGACGCCGTGGCCTATGCCGCGCGTATTCTGCAAGACCAGCTGAGCATCTTCGTCAACTTTGAAGAGCCCGAAAGCGCGGGTCGTCAGGACGATGAGGACGGGCTGGAGTTCAACCCGCTCCTGCTCAAGAAAGTGGACGAGCTGGAACTGTCGGTGCGTTCGGCCAATTGCCTCAAGAACGACAATATCGTTTATATTGGCGATCTGATCCAAAAGACCGAAGCAGAAATGCTGCGCACACCGAACTTCGGCCGCAAGTCCTTGAACGAGATCAAGGAAGTGCTGTCGGGCATGGGGCTGCATCTGGGCATGGACGTCGAGGACTGGCCACCAGACAATATCGAGGATCTTGCGAAGAAGTTCGAAGACGCCTTTTAA
- the rpsK gene encoding 30S ribosomal protein S11: MARDTRRTKKKVSKNIATGVAHVNSSFNNTKILISDVQGNAIAWSSAGSCGFKGSRKSTPYAAQLAAEDAGKKAQEHGMRTLEVEVQGPGSGRESALRALAAVGLNITSIRDVTPMAHNGCRPPKRRRV; encoded by the coding sequence ATGGCACGCGATACCCGCCGCACGAAGAAGAAGGTTTCCAAAAACATCGCCACTGGCGTTGCGCATGTGAACTCTTCCTTCAACAACACCAAAATCCTGATCTCGGATGTTCAGGGCAACGCGATTGCATGGTCCTCGGCCGGCAGCTGCGGCTTTAAGGGCTCACGCAAGTCGACGCCCTACGCCGCCCAGCTGGCTGCAGAGGACGCAGGCAAAAAGGCGCAGGAACACGGAATGCGCACGCTCGAAGTCGAAGTGCAGGGCCCCGGTTCGGGCCGCGAGAGCGCGCTGCGCGCTCTGGCTGCTGTCGGCCTCAACATCACGTCCATCCGCGACGTGACGCCGATGGCGCATAATGGCTGCCGCCCTCCCAAGCGTCGCCGCGTCTAA
- the rpsM gene encoding 30S ribosomal protein S13, whose product MARIAGVNIPTHKRVPIALTYVTGIGHSTAKTICEAVGIDQTRRVNELSDTETVALREYIDANLSVEGDLRRETQMNIKRLMDLGCYRGLRHRRGLPVRGQRTHTNARTRKGPARAIAGKKK is encoded by the coding sequence GTGGCACGTATCGCCGGCGTCAACATCCCGACGCATAAACGGGTTCCCATTGCCCTCACCTATGTCACCGGTATCGGCCATTCGACGGCCAAAACCATCTGCGAAGCGGTCGGCATCGACCAGACGCGCCGTGTCAACGAGCTGAGCGATACCGAAACGGTTGCGCTGCGCGAGTATATCGACGCGAACCTGTCCGTCGAGGGTGATCTGCGCCGCGAGACGCAGATGAACATCAAGCGTCTGATGGACCTTGGTTGCTATCGTGGTCTGCGCCACCGCCGGGGCCTGCCGGTTCGCGGTCAGCGCACCCATACCAACGCCCGTACCCGCAAAGGCCCCGCTCGGGCCATTGCCGGCAAGAAGAAATAA
- a CDS encoding adenylate kinase — MNIILLGPPGAGKGTQAHHLVATRNMIQLSTGDMLREAKESGTEMGRKVAEVMARGDLVTDDIVIGLIREKLEGDKGGGFIFDGFPRTLPQADALGKLLADCGETLDAVIEMQVDDDALVDRIKARSTCGGCGAVYNDNTKPIPVDGICTTCGKKNEFIRRADDNEEALRNRLMEYYKKTSPLIGYYYAKDMLSTVDGLGEIEDVRAAVANALGG, encoded by the coding sequence ATGAACATCATACTTCTCGGACCGCCGGGCGCGGGCAAGGGCACGCAGGCGCATCACTTGGTCGCAACACGAAACATGATCCAGCTGAGCACCGGCGACATGCTTCGCGAGGCCAAGGAGTCCGGGACCGAGATGGGCAGGAAAGTTGCCGAAGTTATGGCGCGCGGCGATCTGGTCACGGATGACATCGTGATCGGTCTGATCCGTGAAAAACTGGAAGGCGACAAGGGTGGCGGTTTCATCTTTGACGGCTTCCCACGCACGCTGCCGCAGGCGGATGCGTTGGGAAAGCTACTGGCCGATTGCGGCGAGACATTGGATGCAGTGATCGAGATGCAGGTCGACGACGATGCATTGGTTGATCGCATCAAAGCCCGCTCGACCTGTGGGGGCTGTGGCGCGGTCTACAACGACAACACCAAACCGATCCCCGTGGATGGAATCTGCACCACTTGCGGCAAGAAAAATGAGTTCATTCGACGCGCGGATGACAACGAAGAGGCGCTGCGCAATCGCCTCATGGAATATTACAAGAAAACATCGCCGCTGATTGGGTATTACTACGCTAAGGATATGCTCAGCACGGTGGATGGTCTGGGCGAAATCGAGGACGTCCGCGCTGCTGTTGCGAACGCTCTCGGGGGCTAA
- the secY gene encoding preprotein translocase subunit SecY, whose product MVSAAEQMAANTSWAALGKATDLRKRIVFTLLLLIVYRLGTWIPVPGIDGAELREFMAGAGASIGGMLSMFTGGALGRMGIFALGIMPYISASIIVQLMTAMVPALEQLKKEGEQGRKKINQYTRYGTVFLATLQSYGLAVSLQSGDLVTNPGGFFIVSCMVTLIGGTMFLMWLGEQITARGIGNGISLIIFVGIIAEVPAALAQFFASGRSGAISPAVIIGVIVMVIVVIAFVVFMERSLRKVHIQYPRRQVGMKVYDGGSSHLPIKVNPAGVIPAIFASSLLLLPTTISTFSGGQGSSPIMSTVLAYFGPGQPLYLLFFTGMIVFFTYFYTYNVAFKPDEVADNLKNQNGFVPGIRPGKRTAEYLEYVVSRILVLGSGYLALVCLLPEILRAQFAIPFYFGGTSVLIVVSVTMDTIQQVQSHLLAHQYEGLIEKSQLGGKGKRRTRRKGTGRK is encoded by the coding sequence ATGGTATCTGCAGCAGAACAAATGGCGGCCAACACCAGCTGGGCAGCGCTCGGCAAGGCCACCGATCTTCGCAAGCGCATCGTCTTTACCCTGTTGCTCTTGATAGTCTACCGCCTTGGCACATGGATCCCCGTTCCGGGCATCGACGGCGCCGAACTGCGCGAGTTTATGGCAGGGGCTGGGGCCAGCATTGGCGGAATGCTGTCGATGTTCACGGGCGGTGCCTTGGGCCGGATGGGTATTTTCGCACTCGGAATCATGCCCTACATCAGCGCTTCAATCATCGTTCAGTTGATGACGGCAATGGTGCCCGCACTGGAACAGCTGAAAAAAGAAGGCGAGCAGGGGCGCAAGAAGATCAACCAGTACACGCGCTACGGCACGGTATTTCTGGCGACGTTGCAATCCTACGGCCTTGCGGTCAGCCTGCAATCGGGGGATCTGGTCACCAATCCCGGCGGCTTCTTTATCGTTTCGTGCATGGTAACGCTGATCGGCGGCACGATGTTCCTGATGTGGCTGGGCGAGCAGATTACGGCGCGCGGCATCGGCAACGGCATTTCCCTTATCATCTTTGTCGGCATCATCGCCGAGGTTCCCGCAGCGCTGGCGCAGTTCTTTGCCAGCGGGCGTAGCGGCGCGATCAGCCCTGCGGTCATCATCGGCGTGATCGTGATGGTCATCGTCGTGATCGCCTTTGTGGTGTTCATGGAGCGGTCCCTGCGCAAGGTCCACATCCAGTATCCGCGCCGCCAGGTCGGGATGAAGGTCTATGACGGCGGTTCATCCCATCTGCCGATCAAGGTGAACCCGGCGGGCGTGATTCCCGCGATTTTTGCCAGCTCGCTGTTGTTGCTGCCGACGACGATCAGCACGTTTTCGGGCGGGCAGGGGTCCAGCCCGATCATGTCGACGGTTCTGGCCTATTTCGGTCCCGGTCAGCCGCTCTATCTGCTGTTCTTCACCGGCATGATCGTGTTCTTTACGTATTTCTATACCTACAACGTGGCGTTTAAACCTGATGAGGTCGCTGACAATCTCAAGAACCAGAACGGCTTTGTCCCCGGTATCCGTCCGGGCAAGCGCACGGCGGAATACCTCGAATATGTGGTCAGCCGCATCCTTGTTCTTGGGTCGGGCTATCTGGCGCTGGTCTGCCTGCTGCCTGAAATTCTGCGCGCCCAGTTCGCCATTCCCTTTTATTTCGGCGGCACATCGGTTCTTATCGTCGTTTCGGTCACCATGGATACGATTCAGCAGGTGCAGAGCCACCTTCTGGCGCATCAATATGAGGGCTTGATCGAAAAATCGCAGTTGGGCGGTAAAGGCAAGCGGCGCACACGTCGCAAAGGGACAGGGCGAAAATAG
- the rplO gene encoding 50S ribosomal protein L15 codes for MKLHELRDNDGATKRRKRVGRGPGSGMGKTAGRGIKGQKSRSGVAIKGFEGGQMPLYQRLPKRGFNKPNRKAFAVVNLGLIQKFIDDKKLDAGKAITEDALIECGLVRRKLDGVRVLAKGDISAKIALEVTGASKSAVEAVEKAGGSLKVTSAQAAE; via the coding sequence ATGAAACTGCATGAACTGCGCGATAATGATGGCGCAACTAAACGGCGCAAGCGCGTTGGCCGTGGCCCCGGTTCGGGCATGGGCAAGACCGCTGGCCGTGGTATCAAAGGTCAGAAATCCCGTTCGGGTGTGGCGATCAAGGGCTTTGAGGGCGGCCAGATGCCGCTCTATCAGCGTCTGCCCAAGCGCGGCTTTAACAAGCCGAACCGCAAGGCATTCGCCGTCGTCAATCTGGGCCTGATCCAGAAGTTCATCGACGACAAGAAGCTGGACGCTGGCAAAGCAATCACCGAGGACGCGCTGATCGAATGCGGCCTCGTGCGCCGCAAGTTGGACGGCGTTCGCGTGCTGGCCAAGGGCGATATCAGCGCCAAAATCGCGCTGGAAGTGACCGGCGCGTCGAAATCGGCGGTCGAGGCGGTCGAGAAGGCGGGTGGCTCACTGAAAGTCACAAGCGCGCAGGCGGCTGAATAA
- a CDS encoding ectoine synthase → MIIKTLADTLGTADHLKGDAFESRRILLARDGLGYSFHDTLIRAGSIQRLEYKNHIEANYCIEGEGEVEEVATGRTWSLRPGTMYVLDRHDAHVIRAGTDLRLLCVFTPALTGTETHDGGGSYDLPD, encoded by the coding sequence ATGATTATCAAAACATTAGCCGACACTCTCGGCACCGCCGACCATCTCAAGGGCGATGCTTTCGAGAGCCGCCGGATACTACTGGCCCGCGATGGGCTGGGCTATTCGTTTCACGACACGCTGATCCGTGCGGGCAGTATTCAGCGCTTGGAATACAAGAACCATATTGAGGCAAATTACTGCATCGAGGGTGAGGGCGAGGTCGAAGAGGTGGCGACGGGCCGCACATGGTCATTGCGGCCTGGCACGATGTATGTGCTCGACCGCCATGATGCGCACGTAATCCGTGCTGGTACCGATCTGAGGCTGCTATGCGTTTTCACTCCCGCGCTGACGGGGACCGAGACGCATGACGGGGGTGGCAGTTACGACCTGCCGGACTGA
- the rpmD gene encoding 50S ribosomal protein L30: protein MAKTIVIKQVGSPIRRPAEQRATLIGLGLNKMHRVRELEDTPSVRGMINKISHMVEILEEKG from the coding sequence ATGGCAAAGACAATCGTCATCAAGCAGGTGGGCAGCCCCATCCGCCGCCCCGCCGAGCAGCGCGCAACGCTGATCGGTCTGGGCCTGAACAAGATGCATCGGGTCCGGGAACTGGAGGATACGCCCTCTGTCCGTGGCATGATTAACAAGATCTCGCACATGGTTGAGATCCTTGAAGAAAAAGGCTGA
- the rpsE gene encoding 30S ribosomal protein S5, producing the protein MARDDNRGGGRRNQRDETPEFADRLVAINRVSKTVKGGKRFGFAALVVVGDQKGRVGFGKGKAKEVPEAIRKATEAAKRAMIRVPLREGRTLHHDMEGRHGAGKIVMRTAPQGTGIIAGGPMRAVFEMLGVQDVVAKSNGSQNPYNMIRATMNGLTKESSPRMVAQRRGKKVADIMTTTDAPKMKGEQAPVAQEG; encoded by the coding sequence ATGGCAAGAGATGACAACCGTGGGGGAGGCCGCCGCAACCAGCGCGACGAGACCCCTGAATTCGCCGACCGCCTGGTCGCGATCAACCGCGTTTCCAAGACCGTCAAGGGCGGCAAGCGTTTTGGCTTTGCCGCGCTGGTCGTCGTAGGCGATCAGAAAGGCCGTGTCGGCTTTGGCAAGGGTAAGGCCAAGGAGGTCCCCGAGGCCATCCGCAAGGCGACCGAAGCTGCCAAGCGCGCCATGATCCGCGTGCCGCTGCGCGAGGGTCGCACGCTGCACCACGACATGGAAGGGCGCCATGGCGCCGGCAAGATCGTGATGCGCACCGCCCCTCAGGGTACCGGCATCATCGCCGGTGGTCCGATGCGCGCCGTGTTCGAGATGCTGGGCGTTCAGGACGTCGTCGCCAAGTCTAACGGCTCGCAGAACCCCTACAACATGATCCGTGCCACCATGAATGGCCTGACCAAAGAGTCGAGCCCCCGCATGGTCGCGCAGCGTCGGGGCAAGAAGGTCGCTGACATCATGACGACGACAGACGCGCCCAAGATGAAGGGCGAACAAGCGCCCGTCGCGCAGGAGGGTTGA
- the rplR gene encoding 50S ribosomal protein L18 produces the protein MANSKRQLFLKRRLRVRNKLRKVNAGRMRLSVHRSNKNISVQLIDDVNGVTLASASTLEKDLGMIGKNNVEAAAKVGATIAERAKKAGVEEAYFDRGGFLFHGKVKALADAAREGGLKI, from the coding sequence ATGGCAAACAGCAAAAGACAACTGTTTCTGAAACGCCGCCTGCGCGTTCGGAACAAACTTCGCAAGGTGAATGCAGGACGCATGCGTCTGAGCGTTCATCGCAGTAACAAGAACATCAGCGTTCAGCTGATCGACGATGTGAACGGCGTGACGCTGGCATCGGCCTCGACCTTGGAAAAGGATCTGGGCATGATCGGCAAGAACAACGTGGAAGCGGCCGCAAAAGTGGGCGCAACCATTGCCGAGCGTGCGAAAAAGGCCGGTGTCGAAGAAGCTTACTTCGACCGTGGCGGTTTTCTCTTTCACGGCAAGGTCAAGGCCTTGGCCGACGCCGCCCGCGAAGGCGGTCTGAAGATCTAA
- the rplF gene encoding 50S ribosomal protein L6, which produces MSRIGKMPVTLPDGVTASLSGQTIEVKGPKATKSFTATDDVTITIDDGKVTITPRGNSKRARQQWGMTRTVVANVVHGASATFKKELEIRGVGYRAQLQGNTLKLNLGLSHDVDFEVPEGVTVTVPKATEIVVEGTDKQLVGQVAANIRDWRPPEPYKGKGIRYKDEYVFQKEGKKK; this is translated from the coding sequence ATGTCTCGTATCGGCAAAATGCCCGTGACCCTGCCTGACGGCGTCACTGCGTCGCTCAGCGGCCAGACAATCGAAGTCAAGGGACCCAAGGCGACTAAATCCTTCACCGCAACTGATGACGTGACCATCACCATCGACGATGGCAAGGTTACGATCACTCCGCGCGGCAATTCCAAGCGCGCGCGCCAGCAGTGGGGCATGACCCGCACTGTTGTCGCGAATGTCGTTCATGGCGCGAGCGCCACGTTCAAGAAAGAGCTGGAAATTCGCGGTGTTGGCTATCGGGCGCAGCTACAGGGCAATACCCTGAAACTGAACCTCGGCCTGTCGCATGACGTTGATTTTGAAGTTCCGGAAGGTGTGACTGTTACCGTTCCCAAGGCCACTGAAATTGTGGTCGAAGGCACGGACAAGCAGCTCGTCGGTCAGGTCGCGGCGAATATCCGCGATTGGCGTCCGCCAGAGCCCTATAAGGGCAAAGGCATTCGCTACAAAGATGAGTACGTCTTCCAGAAAGAAGGCAAGAAGAAGTAA
- the rpsH gene encoding 30S ribosomal protein S8 encodes MNDPIGDMLTRIRNAQLRGKSSVITPASKMRERVLGVLADEGYIRGFENATGKDGHPAIEISLKYFDGTPVIREMKRVSKPGRRVYLGVKDIPSVRQGLGVSIVSTSRGVMSDASARSQNIGGEVLCTIF; translated from the coding sequence ATGAATGATCCTATCGGCGATATGCTCACGCGGATCCGCAACGCTCAGTTGCGCGGCAAATCCTCGGTGATAACTCCGGCCTCCAAAATGCGCGAGCGCGTGCTCGGTGTTCTGGCGGACGAAGGTTATATCCGCGGTTTTGAAAACGCGACTGGCAAAGATGGCCACCCGGCTATCGAGATCAGCCTGAAATACTTCGATGGCACCCCTGTCATTCGCGAAATGAAGCGGGTTTCCAAGCCCGGTCGTCGCGTCTATCTGGGCGTCAAAGACATCCCGTCGGTCCGTCAGGGCCTGGGTGTGTCGATTGTCTCCACCTCCAGGGGTGTGATGTCGGATGCAAGCGCGCGCAGCCAAAATATTGGCGGCGAAGTGCTCTGCACGATATTCTAA
- the rpsN gene encoding 30S ribosomal protein S14, with protein MAKKAMIEREKKRQKLVDKFAAKRAALKEIINDQSKPMEERFRATLKLADLPRNSSATRLHNRCQLTGRPHAYYRKLKVSRIALRELGQSGLAPGLVKSSW; from the coding sequence ATGGCTAAGAAAGCAATGATCGAGCGCGAGAAGAAGCGCCAGAAACTGGTCGACAAGTTCGCTGCAAAACGTGCCGCGCTCAAGGAGATCATCAATGACCAGAGCAAGCCGATGGAAGAGCGCTTTCGCGCGACCCTGAAGCTGGCGGATCTGCCCCGCAACAGCAGTGCAACCCGTTTGCACAACCGCTGCCAGCTTACGGGCCGTCCGCATGCGTATTATCGCAAGCTCAAAGTGTCGCGTATCGCGTTGCGGGAACTGGGCCAAAGCGGCCTGGCACCCGGCCTCGTGAAATCCAGCTGGTAA
- the rplE gene encoding 50S ribosomal protein L5, producing the protein MLDTANYTPRLRTQFRETIKPAMKEEFGYTNDMQIPRLDKIVLNIGCGSEAVRDSKKAKSAQDDLTTIAGQHAVVTKAKNSIAGFRVREDMPLGTKVTLRGDRMYDFLDRLVTVAMPRIRDFRGVSGKSFDGNGNYAFGIKEHIVFPEIEYDKIDEAWGMDVIIATTAKTDAEAKALLKHFNMPFNS; encoded by the coding sequence ATGCTTGATACAGCAAACTATACCCCGCGCCTGCGCACGCAGTTCCGCGAGACCATCAAGCCCGCTATGAAAGAAGAGTTCGGCTATACCAACGACATGCAGATCCCGCGTCTGGACAAGATTGTCCTGAACATTGGCTGTGGGTCCGAGGCCGTTCGCGACAGCAAAAAGGCCAAATCGGCTCAGGATGACCTGACCACGATTGCAGGCCAGCACGCCGTCGTGACCAAAGCCAAGAACTCGATCGCTGGCTTTCGTGTTCGCGAGGACATGCCGCTGGGAACCAAGGTTACCCTGCGCGGCGACCGCATGTACGACTTCCTCGACCGTCTGGTTACGGTCGCGATGCCCCGGATCCGCGACTTTCGCGGTGTTTCGGGCAAATCCTTTGATGGCAATGGCAACTACGCCTTCGGCATCAAGGAGCATATCGTCTTCCCCGAGATCGAGTACGACAAGATCGACGAAGCTTGGGGCATGGATGTCATCATCGCAACCACGGCGAAAACCGACGCTGAAGCCAAGGCGCTGTTGAAGCATTTCAACATGCCCTTCAACAGCTGA
- the rplX gene encoding 50S ribosomal protein L24, translating into MAAKLKKGDKIVVIAGKDKGKEGTIASVNPSAGKAVVDGVNMAIRHTRQSQTAQGGRLPKAMPIDLSNIALLDAKGKPTRVGFDVKDGKKVRVAKTTGDVIDA; encoded by the coding sequence ATGGCTGCCAAACTGAAAAAAGGCGACAAGATCGTCGTTATAGCAGGCAAGGACAAGGGCAAGGAAGGCACGATCGCTTCCGTCAACCCCTCGGCCGGCAAGGCCGTTGTGGATGGCGTGAACATGGCCATCCGCCACACCCGCCAGAGCCAGACCGCACAAGGCGGCCGTCTGCCCAAGGCAATGCCTATCGACCTCAGCAACATCGCGCTGCTGGATGCCAAGGGTAAGCCGACCCGCGTCGGCTTTGACGTCAAGGACGGCAAGAAAGTGCGCGTCGCTAAGACCACGGGGGACGTGATCGATGCTTGA
- the rplN gene encoding 50S ribosomal protein L14 translates to MIQMQTNLDVADNSGARRVQCIKVLGGSKRRYASVGDVIVVSVKEAIPRGRVKKGDVRKAVVVRTAKEVRREDGTAIRFDSNAAVILNNAGEPVGTRIFGPVVRELRAKKFMKIISLAPEVL, encoded by the coding sequence ATGATCCAGATGCAGACAAACCTGGATGTTGCTGACAACAGCGGCGCTCGCCGCGTTCAGTGCATTAAGGTTCTGGGTGGTTCCAAGCGTAGATACGCATCCGTTGGCGACGTCATTGTCGTCTCGGTCAAGGAAGCCATCCCGCGCGGTCGCGTGAAAAAAGGTGACGTGCGCAAGGCCGTCGTCGTTCGCACCGCCAAGGAAGTGCGCCGTGAAGACGGCACCGCAATCCGTTTTGACAGCAACGCTGCCGTGATCCTGAACAACGCGGGTGAGCCGGTTGGCACGCGTATCTTCGGCCCGGTGGTCCGCGAATTGCGCGCCAAGAAATTCATGAAAATCATCTCGCTCGCGCCGGAGGTGCTGTGA